DNA from Sorex araneus isolate mSorAra2 chromosome 6, mSorAra2.pri, whole genome shotgun sequence:
AACATTTGaagataaattaaataaagttagGAAGGTAAATATGTAGTTTCTGGGGGAGAGAGATTACAGGGAGAGTGGAACAATGGTACATAAGCTTGAGGCAAGAGTTCTCAGAGCAAATGGGAACaaagatggagggaaggtcattcAAATGATGgcaatggtgttggaacatcaaaaacccatgactgtattatgaacaatcctgtaagccatggtgtttaagaaaaggtttttttcttaaaaaaaaatgaagatgactGGTGCTATAGTGCAGCTATGAAAGGACACAGTAGGAGAAGATGAATTACAGACAGGAGGGGAAGGTGCCTGCTcaaatggatttttgtttttaatcctgCAGCCACAGCCTTTTTCATCAACAGTTTGCCACTTCCTGTTGACAAAGTCTTACCTCTGGACACAATTCTCCCTTCCCTGGACCCATTAAGGAACCTACTGAGAACTCTGGGAATTTCTGTTGAACACCTGGTGGCAGGATTGAAGAAATGTGTGGATGAGCTGGGACCAGAGGCATCTGAGTCTGTGAAGAAACTGCTGGTAACTACCGCTTGTGAGACTAGGTTGTTAAAGAATAGGACTTAGTCATTCTGAGTACTCCCACTCCCATCACTACATCCCCACCCCATCTTGTTCCCACTTGTGAACAGATATCTCTCTTTATATTCATATCAACTTGCATGTCCTGAATATCAAGTAAGTGCAATAACTACACTTGgacaatgaatttttttaattatagggaCCACCCACAGTGAATGTAGGAGCCCCCCATGGGTAATATATGTGATCTACCACCTAAATAAAACCCCTGGGATCCTAAGACAAAGCTTGTTGGGTGGAGAGCTCCTCCCTCTGAGTTATGGAAACTCACAGGCCAGTCATGGTGATGGTTGGTCAACTGAAGGGAGAGTTCAATACTCAGGTCCAGAAGTGTTGGTGGGCACTAGGACCATGTCCTGTGATACTCAAAAAggaatttttgtttcaaaaatagttttttagtTAAAGAACTGTGACATACtcagttattgatagttgagttttaggcatataatatttcaataacaGCCCCTCTAACAGTGCTTCCATACTCCATATCCCTGACGCCCTGTTCCATGCTCCACTCGACACCTTGAGAGGCACGTTGCAAAGTTGGTGGTTGCAgattagatttcatgttttcagtgttgttaagtCTGTGCTTGGATATAACTATATCACTGTACCACATCACCAGTGTGGTGATCTGGAGCCCTGACTCCTGTTCCTGGTCCCATTTCTCAACTTATTcccttcctctttgatttcatttttaagaaaaaatttaaatttaatatctgcgagatagatcattacaaagcttttattactgagtttcagtcatacacccacccctccaccagtgtacctttcccaccaccagtgaactcCCTTGATTCTTTCCCTGTCTGTCCTCCTCCCCTAAATTCTGGAGCCAAGGGTGCTCTATACACCACAGGTATGTGAGAAaatcctgtgtttttttttttaacttctcctGGCTTACtacactcaacatgatatcttctagttccaaccatgttgcagcaaattgcatgatttcattgttccttatagttgcatagtatttcattgtgtatatattaccacatcttcataattcatTCATCTAATATTGGATATatgggttgattccatattttagctattatacTTTCATAAGTACAGTAAGTACAAAAGTGCAGAAATGAATAAGGGTGTGCCTATGTccaaaaaaaagcttttaattaattaattaattaattaattaattaattaattaattgaattactatgtggaaagttacaaagctttcgggcttaagtctcagttacacaatgctcaaacacttcaccagtgcacatattccaccaccaagaaccacagtaaacctccccctcagcccccacccctcagctctccaccccgcctgtgtagctgataaatttcgctttactttctctttaccaaAAAAAGCTTTTCAATGAGTAATGTAACTCAATGTTTCAGTGGTAACTTTGCCATTttccattttggatttctgacagGGAAATGGTGACAAAAATAGGTTGGTAAGAGGGTCTACTTTTGGAAATAGGTTAATAACAAGTAAGCTAACCTTATTTTTCATTCTTGTGTTTTCTGTCTTTCAGGAGGCCTTATCATTTTTGGTGTGATAGAAGCATAAAAGGAGAGTGGAGGTGGAATAAGGGTGATTCTCCCCTTCACTTTGGCTGATAGTTattctatataattataaatcaacCATCATAGAATGTAGTGAACCCTGAAAGGAATGAATAAAGCAATGAAAAGATGCATGGATTGTCTTCCTCTTATCTTTTTTGACCCTTACTTAGAAGACTTAGATATGTCTTTCCTTGGGTTACAAAGTCTAGAGTTGCTGTAGTTGCATAGATAACCTGGGCTTTTTATAAGAGATACCTTTCCCTTTCCTTAGCTCTGCATCTCATCAGTATTCTTTTCTCCACATGTGTTCTAGTTCAAACTCACTTTTCATGGAACCATTTGTTAGTTAGGAAAATATAACTAAATTTTCTTGCTGACAACAGTTTTAtgccttaatttaaaaatcaagtttcttTCCACCTTTAATGCTTACAGCAATCTgcctttgctgttgttgctgtttcaaTGACCAGGTGTCACACATTTGGTTTTGGTGCTGATCTAGGGGTCCCATATCAGGTTGTAGTGCTCACTCAAGAGTAGTTATAACAGGACACTGGCATGTGGTATCACTCTGGGTGTGGCGCTTGCACACACTCAGGTTATAGTACCTGGAAGGTGTCTATAACTTGCGTGTTTGCCAGCAGCGTTTATACATCTTATATTCTTGGAGTCAGAGGGCCCACGTTTAGTGCATGTGAATGGCACCAAAGATTGTATTTGTTGCTTTACACTTCCAAGGCAGGTATTCTAGCCACTGAGGAATCCCTATGCTACAAGAAGGATggtttcatgttttctttcttggtgCTAAATAGAGAAGACTGGGGGAGAGAGTTCTGTGCCACTGAGATTAATAATAGATGTAATATGGCAATGTAATATGTTAATACAGAGAATGTTTAAGTTaagaggatttttttaattttaattttaatttttttgctttttgggtcacacccagcaatgcacaggggtcactcctggctcatgcactcaggaatcacccctggcggtgctcaggggaccatatgggatgctgggatttgaatctgggtcggccgcgtgcaaggcaaatgccctacccactgtgctatcactccagccccgagttaagAGGATTTTGAATATAGATTCTTTTTGGGAAGCTAGAAAAAAGCTGATTATCAACATTATAGAAAAGCATAAAAGTTATCATAAAAGTGAAGCTATCAAGTTCTACTGAAGATGTTAAAAATCTGGTCACACACCACTTGTGTGAAAATAAAATGGTCCAGCTATTTTGGAAAAATAGTTTGGTAGGTTCTTAATaaagtaaacataaaaaaatggaaCTGCATGAAACTGAAAACCTTTACATAACAAAAGAAACTTCTATGAAAACAAACAATGCTAACTTTAGAAGATGCACTACCAAATacgggaaaatatttgcatacaataaATGAGATgaaaggctaatatccaagaaatATAAGGGCTATCACAAAGATtgacaacaaaaaaa
Protein-coding regions in this window:
- the SCGB3A2 gene encoding secretoglobin family 3A member 2 → MKLVTVFGLVMLSICTYSATAFFINSLPLPVDKVLPLDTILPSLDPLRNLLRTLGISVEHLVAGLKKCVDELGPEASESVKKLLEALSFLV